The segment CCTAAAAGTTTATCCAAACCCTTCAAGTGATGTTTTTTTTATTGAAATATTTATTCCAAATACAGAAAAAAGCACACTTGATATATATAATATTTTGGGTAAAAAAGTTAAAAGTGTAAAAATTAAAAACACTATCGGACTAAAAAAATTCTCTTTAGATCTATCAAATATGGTTTCAGGAGCGTATATTTTAAAGTTCAAAAACAGCGCTAATAGTATAAAGAAAAAATTAATCAAACTATAATTGTTTTGATGTAATACACATTCCATATTCCTTTACTAAGAAGAGTTATTAATCTATTTTATAGTTATTTAAATAGAAAAAATGCAAATATTGTCTTGATAAGTGTATTGTTTTTTATGTATTTAAATGTGCAATCTCAGCTACCTATATTAGTAAAAGATAAAATCCATATAGTGTTCTCAGAATTAAATAATTTAGATACCTATTCTAAAACTTTCTCTTTTTGTTTTGCAACTAAAGTTACTGACTTTCATGTTTTTATCTATCAAATTTATTGTGAATTTAAAAGATTATAAACAAAAGTATTTTCCAGTTTTGCATGAGTTAAAAATATATATTTTAATGTTTACCGGATTGACTTACGTCATTTTATTGTTCCATTTCTGTGCTTAAATTAGACCTCGTATTAATAATTAAAAATAAATACCAAATTCATGAAAAAAATAATTTTACTGATAACTTTTGCTATTCTAGGAATAGCAGTTATGAATGCACAAGACAAAGACCAAGTTAGAGATCAAGACCAAGTACGGTTAATGTTAGTTGATGGTGATGTCTTACAGATTAGAGATAGAGATCAAATTAGACTAAAAGATAAATTAACATTGAATGACGGAACAGTAGTAAGCCCAAATGGGAAATATGTAACTCGAGACCAAGTAAGACTTCGTTTAAAAGATGGCGAATGTTTAGATATGGATGGAGTTAAATATCGTAATGAATATCAATATAGATATAAAGTACAACAAGAAAATAAAGGACTTAATCAGAATCAAATTCAAGAAAGAAACCAGAATAGAGTTCATTATATGTTAGTTGATGGTGCTATTGTACAAATTAGAAATCAAGAACAAAAAAAATTACAACAACAATTAAAATTAAGTGATGGTTCTCAATTAGGTCCGGATGGTGCACTTTTAACAAGAGAAAGAAAACAGTTGCATTTAAAGGATGGTGAGTGTTTAAATTTAGATGGTAAAATGTACAGAAATACATATGCACATAGAAAAATGACAATGCAAAAAAACATAAATGCAAAAAAGAACTTATTGAAAAAGAAAGTTCAAAAAAAAGCGAGTATTAAAAGTACAACAAGTAAAAAGGGAAAGTCATAAATCAGTAAGAAAAAGGGTTTATAATACTATAAACCCTTTTTAAACCTATTAAAATTATGTCATGAAAAAGTTAAAACTAAATACAATACTAATCCTATTAATTGCTTTCTTCAGTGAAGAAGCAATTGGACAAATTATGCCAAATAAAGATGCATCTTATACTTCTGCGAATGCAAATTTTATAAATGATGCTGTTTTTATGACAAATAAAGAGGTATCGTATGTTTCTGTGAATGTAAGTTTTATAAATGATGCTGTTTTTATGGGAAGAAAAGATTCTATTGCAACGCCTTATTTGTATCCTTCAATT is part of the Polaribacter sp. SA4-10 genome and harbors:
- a CDS encoding DUF6799 domain-containing protein yields the protein MKKIILLITFAILGIAVMNAQDKDQVRDQDQVRLMLVDGDVLQIRDRDQIRLKDKLTLNDGTVVSPNGKYVTRDQVRLRLKDGECLDMDGVKYRNEYQYRYKVQQENKGLNQNQIQERNQNRVHYMLVDGAIVQIRNQEQKKLQQQLKLSDGSQLGPDGALLTRERKQLHLKDGECLNLDGKMYRNTYAHRKMTMQKNINAKKNLLKKKVQKKASIKSTTSKKGKS